A stretch of the Zonotrichia albicollis isolate bZonAlb1 chromosome 29, bZonAlb1.hap1, whole genome shotgun sequence genome encodes the following:
- the KLHL26 gene encoding kelch-like protein 26 isoform X2, producing the protein MAESGGAEFGAERPSRAMFTGGMREASQDVIELKGVSARGLKHIIDFAYSAEVTLDLDCIQDVLGAAVFLQMVPVVELCEEFLKSAMSVETCLNIGQMATTFSLASLKESVDAFTFRHFLQISEEEDFLHLPLERLVFFLQSNKLKSCSEIELFRAAVRWLQFDPARRASASRVLCHIRFPLMKSSELVDSVQTLDIMVEDVLCRQYLLEAFNYQILPFRQHEMQSPRTAIRSDVLSLVTFGGTPYTDNDRTVSPKVFCLPDAAGRQFRELTAMEVGSSHSCVAVLDNFVYLVGGQQLQYRSGEGAVDVSYRYDPHLNQWLRIQAMQESRIQFQLNVLRGMVYATGGRNRSGSLASVEKYCPKDNEWTYVCSLKRRTWGHAGATAGDRLYISGGYGISVEDKKALHCYDPAADQWEFKTPMNEPRVLHAMVSANSRIYALGGRMDHVDRCFDVLAVEYYVPETDQWTTVSPMRAGQSEAGCCLLDKKIYIVGGYNWHLNNVTSIVQVYNTETDEWERDLHFPESFAGIACAPVILPQVTSQR; encoded by the exons ATGGCGGAGTCCGGCGGGGCCGAGTTCGGCGCGGAGCGGCCGAGCAG GGCCATGTTCACGGGCGGCATGAGAGAAGCCAGCCAGGACGTGATCGAGCTCAAGGGCGTGTCTGCCAGGGGCCTGAAGCACATCATCGACTTTGCCTACAGCGCCGAGGTCACGCTGGACCTCGACTGCATCCAGGACGTGCTGGGAGCCGCCGTCTTCCTGCAGATGGTGCCGGTGGTGGAGCTGTGCGAGGAGTTCCTCAAGTCGGCCATGAGCGTGGAGACGTGCCTCAACATCGGCCAGATGGCCACCACCTTCAGCCTGGCCTCCCTCAAGGAGTCCGTGGACGCCTTCACCTTCAGGCACTTCCTGCAGATCTCCGAGGAGGAGGATTTCCTGCACCTGCCCCTGGAGCGCCTGGTGTTCTTCCTGCAGAGCAACAAGCTCAAGAGCTGCAGCGAGATCGAGCTGTTCCGCGCCGCCGTGCGCTGGCTGCAGTTCGACCCCGCGCGCCGCGCCAGCGCCAGCCGCGTGCTCTGCCACATCCGCTTCCCGCTCATGAAGTCCTCGGAGCTGGTGGACAGCGTGCAGACGCTGGACATCATGGTGGAGGACGTGCTGTGCCGCCAGTACCTGCTGGAGGCCTTCAACTACCAGATCCTGCCCTTCCGGCAGCACGAGATGCAGTCGCCGCGCACGGCCATCCGCTCGGACGTGCTGTCCCTCGTCACCTTCGGCGGCACGCCCTACACCGACAACGACCGCACCGTCAGCCCCAAGGTGTTCTGCCTGCCCGACGCCGCCGGGCGCCAGTTCCGCGAGCTCACCGCCATGGAGGTGGGCAGCAGCCACTCGTGCGTGGCCGTGCTCGACAACTTCGTGTACCTGGtgggtgggcagcagctgcagtacCGCAGCGGGGAGGGCGCCGTCGACGTCTCCTACCGCTACGACCCCCACCTGAACCAGTGGCTGCGCATCCAGGCCATGCAGGAGAGCAGGATCCAGTTCCAGCTGAACGTGCTGCGCGGCATGGTGTACGCCACGGGCGGCCGCAACCGCTCGGGCAGCCTGGCCTCGGTGGAGAAGTACTGCCCCAAGGACAACGAGTGGACCTACGTGTGCTCCCTGAAGCGCAGGACGTGGGGCCACGCCGGCGCCACCGCGGGGGACAGGCTCTACATCTCGGGCGGCTACGGCATCTCCGTGGAGGACAAGAAGGCGCTGCACTGCTACGACCCCGCCGCCGACCAGTGGGAGTTCAAGACGCCCATGAACGAGCCGCGGGTGCTGCACGCCATGGTCAGCGCCAACAGCAGGATCTACGCCCTGGGGGGACGCATGGACCACGTGGATCGCTGCTTCGACGTCCTGGCCGTGGAGTATTACGTGCCCGAGACGGACCAGTGGACCACGGTGAGCCCCATGCGCGCGGGGCAGTCGGAGGccggctgctgcctcctggACAAGAAGATTTACATCGTGGGCGGCTACAACTGGCACCTCAACAACGTCACCAGCATCGTGCAGGTCTACAACACGGAGACGGACGAG
- the KLHL26 gene encoding kelch-like protein 26 isoform X1 — protein sequence MAESGGAEFGAERPSSMADKNSTLKCTFSAPGHSTTLLQGLASLRAQAQLLDVILTINNEVFQVHKVVLAACSDYFRAMFTGGMREASQDVIELKGVSARGLKHIIDFAYSAEVTLDLDCIQDVLGAAVFLQMVPVVELCEEFLKSAMSVETCLNIGQMATTFSLASLKESVDAFTFRHFLQISEEEDFLHLPLERLVFFLQSNKLKSCSEIELFRAAVRWLQFDPARRASASRVLCHIRFPLMKSSELVDSVQTLDIMVEDVLCRQYLLEAFNYQILPFRQHEMQSPRTAIRSDVLSLVTFGGTPYTDNDRTVSPKVFCLPDAAGRQFRELTAMEVGSSHSCVAVLDNFVYLVGGQQLQYRSGEGAVDVSYRYDPHLNQWLRIQAMQESRIQFQLNVLRGMVYATGGRNRSGSLASVEKYCPKDNEWTYVCSLKRRTWGHAGATAGDRLYISGGYGISVEDKKALHCYDPAADQWEFKTPMNEPRVLHAMVSANSRIYALGGRMDHVDRCFDVLAVEYYVPETDQWTTVSPMRAGQSEAGCCLLDKKIYIVGGYNWHLNNVTSIVQVYNTETDEWERDLHFPESFAGIACAPVILPQVTSQR from the exons ATGGCGGAGTCCGGCGGGGCCGAGTTCGGCGCGGAGCGGCCGAGCAG CATGGCTGACAAGAACAGCACCCTGAAATGCACGTTCTCTGCTCCTGGCCACAGCACCACGCTGCTGCAGGGACTGGCCTCGCTCCGAGCCCAGGCTCAGCTGCTTGATGTCATCCTCACTATAAATAATGAAGTGTTTCAGGTTCATAAAGTTGTCTTGGCTGCCTGCAGTGACTATTTCAG GGCCATGTTCACGGGCGGCATGAGAGAAGCCAGCCAGGACGTGATCGAGCTCAAGGGCGTGTCTGCCAGGGGCCTGAAGCACATCATCGACTTTGCCTACAGCGCCGAGGTCACGCTGGACCTCGACTGCATCCAGGACGTGCTGGGAGCCGCCGTCTTCCTGCAGATGGTGCCGGTGGTGGAGCTGTGCGAGGAGTTCCTCAAGTCGGCCATGAGCGTGGAGACGTGCCTCAACATCGGCCAGATGGCCACCACCTTCAGCCTGGCCTCCCTCAAGGAGTCCGTGGACGCCTTCACCTTCAGGCACTTCCTGCAGATCTCCGAGGAGGAGGATTTCCTGCACCTGCCCCTGGAGCGCCTGGTGTTCTTCCTGCAGAGCAACAAGCTCAAGAGCTGCAGCGAGATCGAGCTGTTCCGCGCCGCCGTGCGCTGGCTGCAGTTCGACCCCGCGCGCCGCGCCAGCGCCAGCCGCGTGCTCTGCCACATCCGCTTCCCGCTCATGAAGTCCTCGGAGCTGGTGGACAGCGTGCAGACGCTGGACATCATGGTGGAGGACGTGCTGTGCCGCCAGTACCTGCTGGAGGCCTTCAACTACCAGATCCTGCCCTTCCGGCAGCACGAGATGCAGTCGCCGCGCACGGCCATCCGCTCGGACGTGCTGTCCCTCGTCACCTTCGGCGGCACGCCCTACACCGACAACGACCGCACCGTCAGCCCCAAGGTGTTCTGCCTGCCCGACGCCGCCGGGCGCCAGTTCCGCGAGCTCACCGCCATGGAGGTGGGCAGCAGCCACTCGTGCGTGGCCGTGCTCGACAACTTCGTGTACCTGGtgggtgggcagcagctgcagtacCGCAGCGGGGAGGGCGCCGTCGACGTCTCCTACCGCTACGACCCCCACCTGAACCAGTGGCTGCGCATCCAGGCCATGCAGGAGAGCAGGATCCAGTTCCAGCTGAACGTGCTGCGCGGCATGGTGTACGCCACGGGCGGCCGCAACCGCTCGGGCAGCCTGGCCTCGGTGGAGAAGTACTGCCCCAAGGACAACGAGTGGACCTACGTGTGCTCCCTGAAGCGCAGGACGTGGGGCCACGCCGGCGCCACCGCGGGGGACAGGCTCTACATCTCGGGCGGCTACGGCATCTCCGTGGAGGACAAGAAGGCGCTGCACTGCTACGACCCCGCCGCCGACCAGTGGGAGTTCAAGACGCCCATGAACGAGCCGCGGGTGCTGCACGCCATGGTCAGCGCCAACAGCAGGATCTACGCCCTGGGGGGACGCATGGACCACGTGGATCGCTGCTTCGACGTCCTGGCCGTGGAGTATTACGTGCCCGAGACGGACCAGTGGACCACGGTGAGCCCCATGCGCGCGGGGCAGTCGGAGGccggctgctgcctcctggACAAGAAGATTTACATCGTGGGCGGCTACAACTGGCACCTCAACAACGTCACCAGCATCGTGCAGGTCTACAACACGGAGACGGACGAG